The window attcatttccattattttaatagagcacaagatttcagatatttaattgtacacgtaacccgagtacaaaatagtacgcataacctgcgaattaaaaatcattcatatggattgaacacctggtaaccgacattaacagaacgcgtctagaatattcccatcatttcgggactctcatcggacatgataaaatcgaagtactaaagcatccgtaatccggatggggtttgttacacaatatatgtccatctccgcgtttagctatgtaattatcgacttttaaaaatttaactcaaaatcaacgtgtatgaaaagtaccccaaatatttagcgtttttttaaaaagcgtccgttttgcgtatagttagtgacattgtgttcctaaaattatttcgagtttaatgatggtgtcggaaaaatttaactcgttgcaagcgagaagatatgacccgttgaatatttgggaggagtttatttaagattttttatgaaaatcgttatttgacactttaccccctgtttgggggttgATTTGAATATCTTGAaaaaagtgtggggatatttgttggtgtagtgaaatttaattagaaaAAAGAAAAAGTGAGAAgaccccaatagatctatctttaggattcacgtcaattagagtgtctgttccctaattcttagattactagattaaaaagggtgatattcgatttcgataatccaaccatagaatgtagtttcgattacttgtgtctatttcgtaaaacatttataaaacaacgcatgtattctcagtcccaaaaatttatttaaaaagggagtaatgaaactcacaatactgtatttgtaGCAATAATGCAattacgacactgaacaagtgcagggttgatctcggattcacgaacctatattaagtatatatatatatatatatatatatatatatatatatatatatatatatatatatatataatggtcaatatctgtctaacaatttaggtcaagtcatagtatatcacaatcctaatgctcgagatcgatatgcaaaagtcaacaaaaatcagttTGATCCATAATGACTTTCTAAAATCTatatgtgtttattatataacttaaatatggtcattttatatatttaaatatatttaacagattttattagagtaaataatacaagtcatttattaataaaaatttatgttaaaatttatatcTGATAAAAATGTACttttatatcttaagtaataaaatttataaagttcacttaatatcataaaaatatagtagtatgtataattaatataattatattacgtgtggtaaaaatatctttgtatcacataattatttgataaaataatattgataataataataataagtaaaagttgtattattttataataatattaattatttttaatattaatataataataataataataataataataataataataataataataataataataataataataataatagcaatatttatatttactaatgataataataatcttgataataaataataatcttttatagtaatacaaatgttataataataataatatcttatcttattaatatttactatatatataattattataataagaatagtaataataatgttttataaaaataatactatcaaaaataataattttaataataaccctaatatgatattgatattaaaaatgatatttttattagaattgataatttttacaaacatgataattttaatattaatgatacttttaataataataatgataaaaataataaaataatagtttttataaaaatgttatattttaataataactatagtagtaataataataataacaattttaatgataatacctatattgataacgataatggtaataataataataatcagataataataacaacgatgacgtaataataataatcatttttaataataatactaagattaatgataattcagttgactatatctttaaatccgttcatcgaaatcacatgacttctaaatgaaaagttaataatttttcgacagatttccaacgacatgcacatcatataccttatatcagtatcaTATGTATtgaattcatgattcaacatacactatataacgacaaaattaaatatacaagcatgcataatcaaatatactcgagcactagtcagggatacactattaatatataaaagttaagttatgagtgctcacgtatcaatattgagattcaatattgcaggaaagtacgtagacgcaacggagatgataaacactaggttgacttcACCGGCTATATCCCCGAACCACACccctaacctccttagctataacccataatttcctcagctctatcccgctcgaaaaacccatttttaaattactcgaacagcactccgtcgtagtattttatgtataaataataataaaactaatactactaatactaatattaataagattaataatattattaatcttaataatataaataatatatattatacatataaataacaGAGGAAGTgattatgtatgtgtgtgtttgtgtcgaACAAAACGAACGAGCTTTATAGATGGTTGCTGAAACttgaccccatgcaatcgcatgggctcaCAGGCTtcttgccatgtgatcgcatggcctagcTGGCTCGCACTCAAATtcgtttaaaacgtgggctgcgtagtttatataatattttatatataatatatttaatttttataattatatatataatataatattaacgagcatagttaaattgtaattttcgttccgacgaCTCGTACGTTGTCTCTCGACTTATGTTccgatttcggtttctcgaactcattttcgtacgttgagaaaacttgtatcAAACGATACGCGAAGTGAACCATTATCAATAAACTAACTTAAATTTCAaataaactatatcacttgaaGTGTAACTTGGGAAatcgagtgttgtggtcatttgcttctacaaatcaatgtctcgttatttatcaaagtatatttaataatattattttaaattaaaacgTTTTATGAGCAAGTTAATATTACATTCTATTACTTtgtaaaatttaaatatatttttatttagaaatgtAATTTAtccattttaaaaatatttatttagtacatattatttagtctttcaaaagatatttatatttcaatgtataatttaaaatcgtttacataatagaaaatatTGTACCATATAACGTTTACAttctaaaacttaaatagatatagttcatttGTATACTAGCGTTTACtttaacttcttaacgtactaattgacatgttcaaatatcaatcgaatcaataagcgagtgttattattaatttaaaatcatatatctcataaacacgttttaatataCGTTGAAAGTTATTCATATAtttaacaactaatattccaactctcgttatttaaacaaagacattaataatctagttctattatatcgaaaaacgttttcgtacatttgaaactaaatcaattgattattatgtaatttagtcttccactaacttttgtctaattctcgttatttgacacaTTGTTTTCATGTGTagattactttaaaattattccgaataccgttaaaaagaacagatttctcaaatcaacgtggaccttacccaaagacttataataatatcatactgTAACGGATAACTCAATAATTTGACATTATCTTCtacttccgtcgataaatatattgaaacaaatacgttcatgtaatgtattatacatctaatactttgttaacgttttcaagttataatatatatacatatagatatatacatatataatcatattcatttttataatggttcgtgaatcgtcggaatttggtcgaggtcaaatgaatgtatgaacacagtttaaaatttttgaaattcaacttaacaaactttgcttatcgtgtcggagtaatataaagataaagtttaaatttggtcagaaatttctgggttgttacaCTAGTGGACACACCAATCATTTTATTGGGTGAAGAAAATAGCACAAAGATTAAGCCCAATGATCATGGGCCGGCCCAAAAAATTTCTGATGCTGAAGTTAAATTTCCAAACGTTCCAAGCTTTTTTCATTCAGCACGATATTCTCACGAAAAACAAGACCTACACGAGTGCCCTACATTGGATTTGTCGTTCTTCATGTGCTATTTACAAGAAAATTGCTTTGAAATCAAAACCTCTCAACAGTAAGGAAGGGAATGCTAATGTACACCGTTGTCCTTCAAAAGGACACAAAAGGAAGAAGTTGAAAGCAAGAGAATTGAATGAAGAGGTGCAAGCAGTTATCGAAGAGCAATCAGAGGATGAGGATGATGGAGATGCTTTACAAGAGGTGGATCATAACACAATTTTTCCTCGCAAACCTGTTAAGGTCACTGGTAAGCTTCTAAACCCCAAAAAGAATGTCATGCTCGAATTCGGTAACTTTTTAGAAGGGATGTTTGATAGTAGTGAAAGACCCAACAAGTCTAAGTAATGAGAATAGCGACGTGGAATTCCAGGGGTCTAGGAAACAAGTATAAAGACTATAGGGTTGACGTTTTGTTTATGAATTTTCATATCTAGTTTCTAGCAATTCAAGAGACTTTGGTTGAAAATGTTTCTCTTAGACCATTCCCAACGCTACGTGATGGGGAATGTCTTCAACCACTTCGTGCGAGGGCGGCGATGGCAATGGTGCCGCCCTCGACCGCCCTCCTCCGCCCTCGACACCATCGCCCTGCAATTTTTCATGGTTAAGCACAAGTGAGGACGAATGTGGTGTGCAAATGTTTGATATTTTCGACCGTTTGATGCGCAACGGCTATTTCAACAGTTTTTTTTTCATCTCATTTATTTACACTATATATATCTCCTTTCCAACACTCCTAAAACATACACAACACTTCCAAAAATTCTAAACAACTACAACACTTCCAACTCTTTCATCCAACAATTCCATTCATCAAAATGCAAAAAAAATCATCATCCAAAAAAAACCAAAACAAACCCAACGAGCAAATAAACGACACTCAACGAAGTAATGATTTTTTTCAAACTCTACTTGAAAACCAAATGTCTTTCAACTCACCATCCGGGTCATCTTCCATCCCGGCTCAAGACTTGGGGTTTGCCAAATACGCATCATCTTCACCTATTTTTAGTCCTACTCAACAATACCACAATTATCACCTTCAACAACTACAATATGATCAACAACAATTTCGTCAACAACAATTTCATCAACAACAACTTCATCAACAACAAACTCGTCCAATAATACGACAACCAATCTTTCCAAATCAAGTTCCTACTCAAATTTCAACGGATACCGCTTTGGTAATGAGAGCCCGAACAAAGATCACCAAGAAATAccaaaaagcgtttcagttatccGACGACGACGAGGAGTAGTTTTAATTGTTTTTATGTACTTGTGTTTGTTTTCAATtatgtcttttttttttatataaaaaaaatgtaaccGTATCATTGTTGTTTAATAAATGTGATGTTCAAAAACAATTATTTATttgctttaataataataataataataataataataataataataataataataataataataataataattgaggaagtatgtcatggttggcaatggtgtgttatgagagtgttatgggaggaagtggtgagaaaggaggagagagaaagctgatgtggcgctgaggaaATGCCCATGACGGCGTCATGGTTGAGATTGGTCTTAGAATCCTTAAAAAGTATGGAGGGGTGTTATCTAAGATTAGTATTCAAGTTTCGTCATGTGGTAGATCGGGTGGTTTAGTGTCAACATGGAGAGATGATTGCTTTAAGTTAAATGATCCCATTCAATGTCGGTATTAGCTTGTCACTTTGTTCAATTCTTTCCTACAAACATCGATGTGCTTATCTTCAATGTTTATGCGCCACACAATGAAGGTGCAAAGAAGGAAATTTGGTTTCATATTACAAAGTTGTTTAGTTTATGAGATGGTCCATGTTGTGCTTTGGGAGATTTTAATTCAACACTTTTTTCTAATCATCGATCAAGAGAAGAAAACGGCTTGATTAATGGGTTATGTTTGTGATATTGAAGCTATGCAGACATCTCAAATCTGATTCAAAGACATGGCATAAGCTTAAGGTTGGTAAAAGTTAACTTGAATTGACATCCTTGGAGTGTGAAATTTAATACTTAAATAAGTTGTAAGAGACAAGAGTGTTGGTTTCAGTGGGTAGGAAAGTGTTATGGGGTGTAAAGTGTATGTAATCCCCCTTGCTAGTTTATGTTCTTGATCTTTATATTGGTTTCGTCATATGGACATAGTGTTTGTAAGTCCAGTTGATATATGTTGTATTGTTTGGTTTTTCACATTCTTGTGAAAAATCTTATTAATTCAATTTCtattttttgcaaaaaaaaaaaaaaaaaaaaaaatttgtcatcGTAGGAGGAGGAACTATTAATTCTTTGCAATAGGAAAAGTAAAGTGGAGAAACAGAACCAAATTTCACTACAATAAACACAAAACTACAAAAGAACATAAACGCCCCTCATTTTCTATATCTTTTGTTAATCAAATTCTTTTGTATTCATACAATCGATTACAGAAATATAAAAGGCTCCAGCCGTCGGGTACCTTTTGTCTATATTATACTCACTCTGGCCACACCACTTTATATAACCTTTTACAAACGACTTTGGATACTTAAAGGGGGTAAACTGTAATAAACATAAAAAGAATGGGCCAAAAAGAACCCTGTAAAATTAACTTTTATTTTCATCAGAATCTGGCATCTTCAAAGCCGTGTAAGTCGCTGACTCTTTTAACCGACTTCCTCATAATCGCCACTTTAGCCAGCTTATCAGCCACCTTCCAAGCCGATGTCGGCGTTAACGGCTCACCTTTCTCGTCCGTATAAAACGCCGGCTTCTTCCGTTCAACTTGAGCTAAAACCTTACGCTGACGTTGCACCTCGCTCAGCTCATCATCCAAGCTAACCACCAACTCATTATCCATATCCAGACTCAACTGTAACAATAACGCGCGAGCCGATACAAGCATGTGATACGCGCCGTTTAAGTCGTTTCGTTCAGCTAGCCGGCGCGACTCGGCTAACGCTCTAGTTGAAATAAAAACGTTTCTCAACCGCTGGATCAAAACAGATGATGATCGAGCGGTTGTAGGACGTTGTACTATCAAGGTTTGTTGTGTACCGTTGATCATTTGTTGACTAGATAATTCCCTGTAACAGCATCGCACGGTCAGTACTTGGTGGGACCTCAACGCAGACGACGGCACTTTTAACTCAACAAATAATTCTTTTTCTTCGTCGGCCGATAATTCTCCGATCTGAACGGTGCTTGATCCAAGAAGGATCGGTTGCGGAGTGCGTGAATAAACCGCCTGAACTGAACCGGAAACAAACCCTAGATCTATCTGCAAATCCTGAACCGTTACACAAATCAAGCTCGCAATATATTTTAACATGAGGTCTTCAATTAGAACAAGTTTCAACGAATGGACTGCAATGCTACCGTAACGTGTAGTTGAAACTGAAACCGATTCAGAGTGATCGAGAACAACTTCTGATAATAGAATAATCCTAGCGACAGGATTTTTCTCTTTTCGATCTTCGACAACTTTTACGGCTTTTTTCACAGCGTCTTTCGAATTTGAGGAACCTTCTAGAACCGCCATTGCGTCTACGATACGACGTGCAGCTCGACGGCCGCTAGTTGTCATCCTACGCAACGGTAATAACCGTTTTGAATACGATGAGAATGCGACAATTGATAATCGATCTGAGGAGGAAAGTGATGCAATGATTAATCTCATTGCGTTTTTAATAATCTGAAGCTTTTCGCTACTCATTTTTCCGCTGACGTCAATAACCGTAACTAAATCAATCGGAGCTCGCCGTTGTAGTTTTTCAGGAGCTGACGGAGCTTTTACTTTCAAAACGACAGCGTAAGTCTCGTATTTCCTTGAACTAGCGATGAGTGCTGTTTCCGGTAGTAATTGAACTTCAACATCTGGTGCGTAATCAGTAACAGTTGCATTACTGTTATTGTTGCAATTAGCATGAAATCCTTGAAACTCTTCAATTGAATCTTCATCGCAATTTTCATCAGATTCAGGTATTGGATTGAACCGAGCTTTTGGAGTTAAAGAAGCTAACGGTTCATCATCGTTATAAACCTTCAAATCATGCCGTTTAGTAACAACCGCAGCTAGTTTTTGTCTTGTAGTGATCTCTTCTACTTCATATTCATCAACTAATTGATCCTTCTTCTGAATTATATTCTGTttattatcaactaatgataacaGAGGCATATCTTTCCATAAACAGCTGCACACTGGACATGAAAGGCTTCGTTGTTTATTCGTGTGATCCGAAATACACGGAAAATGAAAAGTGTGTGAACACTCCGCTGTGAAACTCGCTATTCCCTGCCCTTTCTTCACACTTTGTAAACATAATCCACATCTTCTCTGcaattaaaataaattttttttttttttgttaattaaaGCGAAATTTAATAAATGTACAAATTCGGATGAATAATACTTACTGTGTTTAAACGTAGGCTGGATTTTATGAAAGAGAAGGGAGAAGGAGAACGAGGTGAAGAAGGATTAGATGATGAGATCCGAAGGAAACACGTAGGGCTATTTTTAGGCTGACATTCAAGCTTTTTTGGAGTAACAGGATTAGTGGATGCTGACTGAATTGGTTCAGTTGGTGTGGTTCGACAACGGAGATTTGAAGTAGAAGAGATTGAATTAGATCTTAAACTAGGAGTAGAAGGATTTGAGGAGGAAGAAGAAAAGAAATTAAACATAGAGCTAAATTTGGGGGTTGAATTACAACTATGGatattactattattgttgttattttgatcATACTGATGTTCTTCAGAATCGGTTAAATCTCGTTCGCCAGGGACCGATGTACAAAAAGCTCTTCTCCATCCTAACACCATTTTTTTGGTTGTTTAGATGAAGGTGAAATTTGATTGGGGTTGGAGAGGTACTGTAATACACAAAGTAAAGGGAACGGGATAATGAGGATATTAATTAATGAGCTATAAATGATGTATTAATCAGAATATTGTTTTTTTGTAATTAGTGTGGGAGGTTAGGGTCAGTAGGTCAGGTCAGATCTTTATACAGTAGAATTATTTATGTAGGACGAGGggtaaattattgttattattatttttttagtttATATAGAGTAAAGTTTGAGTTTGAAAATATAAGCTTTTTGGATAAAAGGTGATAAATCAAAATTGTTACCATAAATTTGGAAATGAAAACACGAATATTTGTGACAATGGACAAGTGGCAGGGATACTTTTAAGTTTCGAGGTCAAATAGTGTTTATTTTATGAAATCATCGGTGCTTGAATGACAGACGGTGTATAGGTGATAGCTACTTTTTTTCTATCTCTCAAGTCAATGTTAGTTTTCCAAAATGTCACTATTTTAATACAATCTTCTAAAAATACACAAATCAAATCTTTTCTACAGTTTTGAAAAACAGATAGATTTATTAATCCCTCCGGTAAAGTTGGTGTCCACCCCCTTCCTCACACTAGCCTTGAACGAATAGGTTGAACTGTTTTCGATTGTCAGTTTATTAGTACCCAGTGGAGGAGGGCTAAAATCGCGCTTTTTACTcctgggaaaaaaaaaaaaatccctttTCCTAAGGAAGGTCCCATTCCCGAGCCTACGTAAGATCATTTACAAGACTCGTCCACTTGAGCATCTTTAAACGAATTTTGGATCGCacccactcatcatcatcatcatcatcatcactactaTCCCGTAAACTAAACGAATTATCTGATACTATATTCTTTTTTACGTTATACTTTACCTTACCTCTAGAACCATATTTTTCACCCTAGGCCCACGAATTTACTCGAAGCGTGAACCATCCTCGACAATAACCTTCTCACTTCGCGTCCAAATAAATACAATGCAACATACCCGCTCCATAACCCGTAGCAACACTAGACAAATTATCTAACAAGCATCTCGTCTCCAACCCAATCGGCTAAGAAGCATCCAACCCCACACCAACCTTCACGATCTCGTTCGATTTCCTTTTTTAATGACGAACATTGACCTTCAAGTGCCTTATCTATTTCCGAGTATTGTGCATTATAGACAACCAAATTCACACCAAGCtcgtgtcacgacccgaaaaatttcgacttattttgaaccgaCTTCTATATATgaattaatatttctgacacgataagcaaagtctgtaatattgagtctcaaaaattttgaactattttcatacattcatgtaacttcgaccattcccgacgattcatgaacctctatttgtaaatatatatgtatatatttaaatgaatatatgtagataatttgaaatataatttatgatgtaattgttagaaattaattatgtaaaaatagaaattattatttaaaacacacacacacacacacacacacacacacacacacacacacatatatatatatatatatatatatatatatatatatatatatatatatatatatatatatataaagtatattgaataagtatatctatatatatttcagattaCCCATCGAGCAACTCACACATGTAAATCTCTATCTTTATATTATtaattggatattattattattattattattattattattattattattattattattattattattattattattattagtaatatatttattaattattaaatattaaatataacatatataaaaacaaataaTTATATGTAAGCTATTATATATCGCCATCTGATTCCGATTCCTGTCTACTTTTTCATTTCTATCCTTGATTTATATTTAttgcattattattatcattataataatatatattattgcaTATCATTGAGCTGGAAACACGTTTTAACAATTGTGATTGATATGAATGGACTGTGTTTGTTTCCAACTTTTAAacataataatgttatatataaacATCTATACATATCCATACTGAAATGCATATCGACGTTTTACACTAAACAAAATGTACATAAATATCTTCCAACATGATGTGCCACTTAAAACTTGAATGGACAACAACTTGGATTCTTTTGTTTGGCCATAATATATCCTTCTAAAATTACTCTAACATTGAAGAACAATAACACCACATATACATATATCAACATACGGAGAGGTAGAGATATCAACCGAAGCCAAACACCCTTAAACTGCTCGATCAACTACAACCTTCCGCCACCTCTTACCATAGAGCACCACCCTCATCACCAATCAAACCCAACCATCACCATCTTCAAACGTCACCAAACTAGCATACTAAATATGAAGACTAGTTGTGCAACCCTTCGTTTCCACGTCTATACAAACCAAACCTTTGCATACAAACATTTATCTCACAAATTCACATACAACTAAATAACTCTAAACCTCTCATCTATCTATTAGCAATATAATTTGAATGCTTTGTTAAGATGAAAACCTTTCCAATTTTAGTTCACATTTCTGTTTTCGATGATCACCATCGGCCTCCAAACAGTCGATACCACTGCTACACGATCACTTCGACTCAAACCCGAACACCAACACGATCATAATACCCACCACCTTCTACATCATCAACCAACCAACCACCGGAGAACACCATGATAACCACCACCGTTCCCACCttcggctatatatatatatatatatatatatatatatata of the Rutidosis leptorrhynchoides isolate AG116_Rl617_1_P2 chromosome 5, CSIRO_AGI_Rlap_v1, whole genome shotgun sequence genome contains:
- the LOC139847694 gene encoding E3 ubiquitin-protein ligase WAVH1-like — encoded protein: MVLGWRRAFCTSVPGERDLTDSEEHQYDQNNNNNSNIHSCNSTPKFSSMFNFFSSSSSNPSTPSLRSNSISSTSNLRCRTTPTEPIQSASTNPVTPKKLECQPKNSPTCFLRISSSNPSSPRSPSPFSFIKSSLRLNTRRCGLCLQSVKKGQGIASFTAECSHTFHFPCISDHTNKQRSLSCPVCSCLWKDMPLLSLVDNKQNIIQKKDQLVDEYEVEEITTRQKLAAVVTKRHDLKVYNDDEPLASLTPKARFNPIPESDENCDEDSIEEFQGFHANCNNNSNATVTDYAPDVEVQLLPETALIASSRKYETYAVVLKVKAPSAPEKLQRRAPIDLVTVIDVSGKMSSEKLQIIKNAMRLIIASLSSSDRLSIVAFSSYSKRLLPLRRMTTSGRRAARRIVDAMAVLEGSSNSKDAVKKAVKVVEDRKEKNPVARIILLSEVVLDHSESVSVSTTRYGSIAVHSLKLVLIEDLMLKYIASLICVTVQDLQIDLGFVSGSVQAVYSRTPQPILLGSSTVQIGELSADEEKELFVELKVPSSALRSHQVLTVRCCYRELSSQQMINGTQQTLIVQRPTTARSSSVLIQRLRNVFISTRALAESRRLAERNDLNGAYHMLVSARALLLQLSLDMDNELVVSLDDELSEVQRQRKVLAQVERKKPAFYTDEKGEPLTPTSAWKVADKLAKVAIMRKSVKRVSDLHGFEDARF